A stretch of the Nitrospirota bacterium genome encodes the following:
- a CDS encoding tetratricopeptide repeat protein, whose protein sequence is MSDELVSKNISEETDLKVKTGDTVRIHFTCTLEDGTIIDSSVNKEPLEFTLGKGEVLFPGLEDAVIGMYRGESKSITIPAEKAYGVHLPEKIFTISRTQFPPTLEPVIGMKFEIQQTDGKMTVVRVTDVQESCVTLDTNHPLAGKDLFFEIQLLDQDITDMSKAHELYQQGTAYQDRGQLDEAISCYQKAVKLDPKLFKAFYNLGVAFQNKGNIDTSILYYEIALGLNPEFLEAYHNLGIAYKDKGQFDDAIMCFLRAIQIKADHVGAYYNLGNTLVANGRYNEALQIYKKVLDIKPDYPDAHLAISMLNLRLGNFQDGWKGYEYRWKLEENLNRREYSKPLWDGSDLQGKSILLSAEQGFGDTIQFIRYVPLLAQRGSKIIVECQKELSSLIRNIKGVHTVVSRGEQIPEYDVYCPLLSLPLMIGTTLQNIPANIPYISVGPELKTKWAGKISRFSHTMKIGLVWAGHPKPKFGHTRSCPLNLFFPLREFEKITVFSLQMNNDPHREHTLEKDLPIIDFTGEIKDFHDTAAFIENLDLIISVDTAVAHLAGALGRPVWTLLPFVADWRWLENREDSPWYPTMRLFRQPAIGDWESVIDRIFDSLKVFLRN, encoded by the coding sequence ATGAGCGATGAGCTAGTGTCAAAAAATATTAGTGAGGAAACGGATTTAAAAGTTAAAACAGGGGATACGGTCAGGATACACTTCACTTGCACCCTTGAGGATGGGACCATAATTGACTCTTCCGTTAATAAGGAGCCTCTTGAGTTCACTCTGGGGAAAGGGGAGGTTCTTTTTCCGGGATTGGAAGATGCTGTCATTGGAATGTATCGTGGAGAGTCTAAATCTATCACAATACCCGCTGAAAAAGCATACGGCGTCCATCTCCCTGAAAAGATTTTTACTATAAGCCGGACCCAGTTTCCACCTACTCTGGAACCGGTCATCGGAATGAAATTTGAGATACAACAAACAGATGGTAAGATGACTGTTGTTAGGGTAACAGATGTTCAAGAATCCTGTGTAACCCTGGATACAAATCATCCTTTGGCAGGAAAAGACCTCTTCTTTGAAATTCAATTACTCGATCAAGATATTACTGATATGTCAAAGGCACATGAACTGTATCAGCAGGGAACTGCTTATCAGGATAGGGGACAACTGGATGAGGCTATATCCTGTTATCAGAAGGCTGTCAAACTCGATCCTAAATTGTTTAAAGCATTTTATAATCTAGGGGTTGCTTTTCAGAATAAGGGAAACATTGATACCTCTATTCTTTATTATGAAATCGCTTTAGGACTGAATCCTGAATTTCTTGAAGCATATCATAATCTTGGGATTGCATACAAAGATAAAGGGCAATTTGATGATGCAATTATGTGCTTTCTTAGGGCAATACAGATCAAAGCGGATCACGTCGGAGCGTATTATAATTTAGGGAATACACTTGTCGCTAATGGTCGATACAACGAGGCATTGCAGATATATAAGAAAGTGCTCGATATAAAACCGGATTATCCTGATGCTCATTTAGCTATAAGTATGCTTAATTTAAGATTGGGAAACTTTCAAGACGGCTGGAAAGGATATGAATATCGATGGAAATTAGAAGAGAATTTGAACAGGCGCGAGTACTCTAAGCCCTTATGGGATGGTTCCGACCTGCAGGGGAAATCAATCCTGCTGTCAGCTGAGCAGGGTTTCGGAGATACTATCCAGTTTATCCGTTACGTCCCTCTCTTAGCTCAGCGGGGATCAAAAATAATCGTTGAGTGCCAGAAGGAATTATCCTCTCTGATCAGAAATATCAAAGGGGTCCATACAGTCGTTTCAAGGGGAGAACAGATTCCTGAATATGACGTCTATTGCCCTCTCCTGAGTCTGCCCCTCATGATAGGAACAACATTGCAGAATATCCCTGCCAACATCCCTTATATCAGTGTCGGACCTGAATTGAAAACAAAATGGGCCGGAAAAATCAGCCGTTTCAGTCATACTATGAAAATTGGGCTGGTATGGGCAGGACACCCGAAGCCAAAATTCGGCCATACCCGTTCTTGTCCGTTGAACCTGTTCTTCCCTTTAAGGGAATTCGAAAAAATCACCGTCTTTAGTTTACAGATGAATAACGATCCTCATCGTGAACACACGCTGGAAAAAGATCTGCCAATAATAGATTTCACTGGTGAAATAAAGGACTTCCACGATACTGCAGCTTTCATCGAAAATCTCGATTTAATTATCTCAGTTGACACGGCAGTTGCCCATTTGGCAGGTGCCCTTGGCAGGCCAGTCTGGACTTTGCTTCCTTTTGTTGCAGACTGGCGCTGGCTTGAAAACCGCGAGGACAGTCCCTGGTATCCGACTATGAGACTTTTCCGACAACCAGCTATTGGAGACTGGGAATCAGTTATCGATCGCATTTTCGACAGTTTAAAGGTCTTTCTTCGTAATTAA